CAAAATTGTTATGTTTGTCTAGCTAGCAAACCcaatatgataatttaatttaagttaGCAAACTTgttaaaaagataaaagttaaatgtccttttaaatttttaactaatGTTCTCGAATTTGAGTattaaaaaatgacattttcttTGATAAGGAACACTAAAATTCATCTTATTATATTAGACTTTTTATAATGCAAAATCCAAATTAGTCATGAGTGGACTATGAGCAGCAAATGCTCAAAAAGTTAATGAGTTTCaaattctacaaaaaaaattccaagACGATAATTATCTTTCAATTGCATGGTTATTAgtagtaataaaataaataaaaaacaaatatattgcatatatTTTAGCTCAATGGGCAAATCTCTCACAACAATTAAccatagaagaaaaaaaaagggacattAAACATGAGTATACATGATATACTGTATAAgaacaaaaatgtaaaaaaaaaaaaagggttttaCATCAGTAGCCTTCATGTCTTTAATAGAACAAAGGGAAATTAACATAAATAGCCGCCCACACAAAATAATAGCCCATAGATATATAatatacacatagtatatatatatatatatatgtatattggctAGGggatgtaattattttttgccACGCGACCAAATGTGTAATTTCCCCTAAAACATGCCACCCCTAAGAGAATAATGAATATCAACATGTATGCATACTTACAATACTCAAAAGATTCAAGATTTAAGGTCTTGTTGTTATGTATATTCGACTAAGAACCAAGAATTTTAGAATCTACAACACAGAAGGCCTTGTTTCCAACCTTTTTGTTTACTTAAACGCCTCCGTTCCGCCTTCGCCATTCTTACTGGACTGCTATTCCATTCATTTTGTAAGCTGTGAggaaataagaatgaaaatgtTCATCATACTAATAACAGTATCAAATGTGAAAAGAAAAGGGTAAGTAAGTAGTAGCATACACTGGGAAGGCAAAGGATCTGGTGCTGGTTGTGCTGCTTTCGGATCGAAGAGATAGGCTTCCGGAGTAAGATATAGGCCCTGAGTAAGTGATGGAACCTGATATAGGACCTCTTGCTGCAGAAAAACTTGCCTCTCCATCAGCAAAATGACCTTGTCCATTAGCCATGTTTTGGGATTCAAGGTGTTGCTGGTGCGCGTTGTCAGCAGTATTAGCGAAAGGAACTTGACTAGAAGCTGAAATGTTATCTGAGTTTCCGTTCTTGTGAACGGAGACAGCCTTTGGCTTGTGAGAATCTTCAGGCAAGTTTTCGACTCCTCCCTCCGTGGTTGTTGTTGATTCTGGTTTGGTGAGATTGAAGTCGAAAATACTAGTTCCTGCTCCCTCCTTGCTATTACCTTTGTTGTTGTTTGACCCATCAGCTGCAGAAATTGCAGTTTGGCTTTTCAAAGTTTGATCAAAAGGCACCTGCAGTTGAAGAAACGAAATCCTTAAACTTTATCGACCAGAAGAATTCCGCGAATCTGTAAGAATGATAGGAACAAACCTGATCGGGTTGCAGTGTAGATTGATCACCATCAGAAGTTTTTATATTGGACTCTTCCACACGAACAACGGTATTAGGAGATGATGGTTTTTCTGATGCATTAGTAGTTTTCCCGTTTGTAGTACATTTTGAACCAAAAATCATCAACAAATCCTCGAGATAAGAATCCTTATCCGCATCTTTGTTGGCTTTATTCTCTAGTGACGGATTGAAATCGTTTGGAATAGGTGCTCCAGTAGGTTCTATTTCTGCATCATGAGTCACAGCAATGTTCTTGGCATCTTCGCAAGATGAATCTTGTGATACAGTTGCAATGCTCGACCCCATATCGACACTTTTCTTTGTGTTGCTCTGATGTTCTTCATCAGCATCAACAGAAACAGAAGTGCTCAGTTGATCATCTTTCCAGCTTTCGGTTAGAACTTTATCTACTGCAGGTACACCCTCATCCATACATATATCTTTAACTATGTTAAAGTTGTTCTCTCGATAGCAAACTGTCAATTCAG
The window above is part of the Solanum pennellii chromosome 5, SPENNV200 genome. Proteins encoded here:
- the LOC107018480 gene encoding uncharacterized protein LOC107018480 isoform X1: MFASQLLRLLETLPADTSSESHVFDTAEEKPTMNGNQNGILSHSNGYKEADSLGFPVNDFRNTNVHDNREDPLACDRKDGNKFWKVPELDDSIFFDNNDEIKASNVRDNHNVDLSTINGDNRGGNPFACDIPSSETNEIVAASVTDDQTGSLSNIIHTKRGGNPFECDTKDRNQPWNIPEYESLDFLDDKGNETIDSDSPFTSHSELFENNKHFYSDKGVTDHELSELTVCYRENNFNIVKDICMDEGVPAVDKVLTESWKDDQLSTSVSVDADEEHQSNTKKSVDMGSSIATVSQDSSCEDAKNIAVTHDAEIEPTGAPIPNDFNPSLENKANKDADKDSYLEDLLMIFGSKCTTNGKTTNASEKPSSPNTVVRVEESNIKTSDGDQSTLQPDQVPFDQTLKSQTAISAADGSNNNKGNSKEGAGTSIFDFNLTKPESTTTTEGGVENLPEDSHKPKAVSVHKNGNSDNISASSQVPFANTADNAHQQHLESQNMANGQGHFADGEASFSAARGPISGSITYSGPISYSGSLSLRSESSTTSTRSFAFPVLQNEWNSSPVRMAKAERRRLSKQKGWKQGLLCCRF
- the LOC107018480 gene encoding uncharacterized protein LOC107018480 isoform X2 produces the protein MNGNQNGILSHSNGYKEADSLGFPVNDFRNTNVHDNREDPLACDRKDGNKFWKVPELDDSIFFDNNDEIKASNVRDNHNVDLSTINGDNRGGNPFACDIPSSETNEIVAASVTDDQTGSLSNIIHTKRGGNPFECDTKDRNQPWNIPEYESLDFLDDKGNETIDSDSPFTSHSELFENNKHFYSDKGVTDHELSELTVCYRENNFNIVKDICMDEGVPAVDKVLTESWKDDQLSTSVSVDADEEHQSNTKKSVDMGSSIATVSQDSSCEDAKNIAVTHDAEIEPTGAPIPNDFNPSLENKANKDADKDSYLEDLLMIFGSKCTTNGKTTNASEKPSSPNTVVRVEESNIKTSDGDQSTLQPDQVPFDQTLKSQTAISAADGSNNNKGNSKEGAGTSIFDFNLTKPESTTTTEGGVENLPEDSHKPKAVSVHKNGNSDNISASSQVPFANTADNAHQQHLESQNMANGQGHFADGEASFSAARGPISGSITYSGPISYSGSLSLRSESSTTSTRSFAFPVLQNEWNSSPVRMAKAERRRLSKQKGWKQGLLCCRF